CATCAGCGCCATGCATCAGGAAATCGACCGCCACGTCAGCAAGTGAGCGCGCCATGGAAATCAAAGCCTTTGCATTTGATCTTGACGGCACGCTGGTCGATTCGATTGCCGATCTGGCCCGCGCCGCCAACGCTGCCCGGGCCGATCTGGGCCTGGCACCGCTGACCGAGGCCGTGGTGGCCAGTTACGTCGGCGACGGCGCATCCTCACTGGTCGCACGCACGCTGGCGGACGATCACGCCGCCGAATTCACCGGCACCGCCTTGCAAAAAGAGGCCATGAGCCACTTTGACATGCACTACAAGCAAGGTCTGACGATTGCCACCACGTTCTACCCGCAAGTGCAGATCACGCTGTCGCGCCTGCATGAGCGCGGTTTTCCGCTGGCCATTGTCACCAACAAGCCGGAGCGCTACACCCTGCCGCTGCTGCGTGAACTGGGCGTGAGCGAGCATTTTGAGGTCGTGGTTGCCGGCGACACCTTGCCGCAGAAAAAACCGTCGGCGGAACCCTTGCTGCACGTTGCCGCCCGGCTAGGTGTCAGCCCGAGCGAAATGCTGATGGTGGGCGACTCCAAAAACGACGTACTGGCTGCGCAAGCCGCCGGTTGCCCTGTGGTGGCGGTCAGTTACGGTTACGGCGGAAAGATGGATGACATGGGCGCCGATCGCGTCATTCAGCATTTTGCCGATCTGCTGGAATTCATCGACTAAGCCGTTTCCACCCGCACATAAAAAAAGGCGCTGTTGAGCGCCTTTTTTTATGTGCGGCACGCAGGATCAACGCTTGCGGTGGTAATCCACCCAGGCAAAGCGCGCGCCGCTGGCTTCATCCACCGCGGCTTCACGCGCGGTTTCCTGCCACACCTGGCGATCAAACTGCGGAAAATACGCATCGCCTTCCGGCGCCAGTTCAACCTCGGTCAGGTACAACGCATCTGCCAGTTCCAGCGATTGCCGATAGATTTCACCGCCGCCAATCACAAACACGCGCTCGAGGCCGTCGCACGCAGCCAGCGCAGCTTCGATGCTCGGCCAGGCTTCTGCGCCCTCAGCCTGCCAGTCGGCCTGGCGGGTAATCACCAGATTACGGCGGCCAGGCAATGGGCGGCCGAGCGAATCCCAGGTTTTGCGTCCCATCAGGATGGGCTGGCCCAGGGTGCGCGCCTTGAAGCGTTTCAGGTCTTCCGGCAGGCGCCACGGCAGGCGGTTTTCGATACCGATCACGCCATTGCTGCCCATGGCGGCAATCAGGACGACTTCGGGGCGTTGGCTCATGGCGACTCCGGTGCATGCAGTGCAGTAAAGGCGGCATTGTGGGCGAAGCTGCGCCCAAGGGCAACGCGCGCGCAATGGCCGCCAGGGGAATCGCCTAACAGGTACAATAGCGCTTTGATTGTCTGATACCGGATTTAACGCAATGACCGTGCAACCGCTCGACGACCAGGAATTCGATCGCCTGGATACTTTCCTGATGTGCCCGCGCACGCCTGAA
The Silvimonas iriomotensis genome window above contains:
- a CDS encoding phosphoglycolate phosphatase, which encodes MEIKAFAFDLDGTLVDSIADLARAANAARADLGLAPLTEAVVASYVGDGASSLVARTLADDHAAEFTGTALQKEAMSHFDMHYKQGLTIATTFYPQVQITLSRLHERGFPLAIVTNKPERYTLPLLRELGVSEHFEVVVAGDTLPQKKPSAEPLLHVAARLGVSPSEMLMVGDSKNDVLAAQAAGCPVVAVSYGYGGKMDDMGADRVIQHFADLLEFID
- a CDS encoding dihydrofolate reductase; the protein is MSQRPEVVLIAAMGSNGVIGIENRLPWRLPEDLKRFKARTLGQPILMGRKTWDSLGRPLPGRRNLVITRQADWQAEGAEAWPSIEAALAACDGLERVFVIGGGEIYRQSLELADALYLTEVELAPEGDAYFPQFDRQVWQETAREAAVDEASGARFAWVDYHRKR